One Nicotiana sylvestris chromosome 12, ASM39365v2, whole genome shotgun sequence genomic window carries:
- the LOC104249621 gene encoding transcription factor IIIA-like: MAVKILGEMGEEKREVIFRDIRRYYCEFCGICRSKKSLISSHILSNHHDEMERRKDEANEDVKRKEGPKMNICEECGASFQKPAHLKQHMQSHSLERPFVCHIDNCQSSYRRKDHLTRHLLQHQGKLFECPVDGCKRAFSIQGNMTRHVKEMHDQRASPEANLPKQYVCSEPRCGKGFKFASKLKKHEDSHVKLETMEALCLEPGCMKHFTNEKCLKEHIESCHQHIVCEICGTKQLKKNIKRHLRTHEEESTSERIKCEFQDCQHTFSTKSNLIQHVKAVHLGDKPFSCGIAGCGMRFAFKHVRDRHEKSGCHVYTPGDFVEADEQFRSRPRGGRKRKLPVFEAIMRKRITPPCGTDPVFYQGSEYLSWLLSAESDEEL, encoded by the exons ATGGCAGTGAAGATATTGGGCGAAATGggagaagagaagagagaagTAATATTCAGAGACATAAGACGATATTATTGTGAATTTTGTGGGATTTGCCGCTCCAAAAAGTCCCTCATCTCCTCTCATATCCTCTCCAATCATCAT GATGAAATGGAGAGGCGGAAAGATGAGGCAAATGAAGATGTAAAGAGAAAGGAAGGCCCAAAAATGAATATTTGTGAAGAATGTGGTGCGAGCTTTCAGAAGCCTGCTCATTTGAAGCAGCATATGCAGAGTCATTCACTCGAG AGGCCATTTGTATGCCATATAGATAACTGCCAGTCCAGCTACCGCAGAAAGGATCACTTGACGAGACATCTCTTGCAGCACCAAGGGAAGTTGTTTGAGTGTCCCGTTGATGGTTGCAAACGCGCATTTAGTATTCAAGGCAATATGACTCGGCATGTCAAAGAGATGCATGACCAGCGTGCCTCCCCTGAGGCCAATCTTCCAAAGCAGTATGTCTGTTCAGAACCTCGTTGTGGGAAGGGGTTTAAATTTGCATCcaaattgaagaagcatgaagaTTCTCATG TTAAGTTGGAGACGATGGAGGCACTTTGTTTAGAGCCAGGCTGTATGAAACATTTCACTAATGAGAAATGCCTCAAGGAACACATAGAGAGTTGCCACCAGCATATTGTGTGTGAAATATGTGGAACCAAGCAATTGAAGAAGAATATTAAGCGGCATCTCCGGACGCATGAAGAAGAGTCTACATCGGAGAGAATAAAATGTGAATTCCAGGATTGTCAGCACACTTTCTCCACT AAATCCAATCTTATTCAGCATGTCAAAGCTGTGCACCTGGGGGATAAACCATTCTCATGTGGCATTGCTGGTTGTGGTATGAGATTTGCCTTCAAGCATGTGAGAGATAGACATGAGAAATCAGGCTGCCATGTTTATACTCCA GGTGATTTTGTAGAGGCTGACGAGCAATTCCGTTCTAGACCAAGAGGTGGTAGGAAGAGGAAGCTTCCTGTTTTCGAGGCAATTATGCGGAAAAGGATTACACCACCCTGTGGTACAGATCCCGTGTTCTATCAAGGATCAGAATATCTCTCATGGTTACTCTCAGCAGAATCAGATGAAGAGCTATGA
- the LOC104249620 gene encoding protein ROOT PRIMORDIUM DEFECTIVE 1, with the protein MRILQLRWKNPAKISSKTPLSFGPFNSTTQTRWKKPANTAQTRLENRTRDPNLDKLTAQYRRLKLILNLYDVVSAKKRGRYVSVQSLSKWAPHAGINTITAGDLLRKYPHIFEVFTHHIKRNLCCRFREKFVILLKQEEDFISQNEHENVMRIKKILMMSVNGTIHLHALRLMRTELGLPENFRDSVVIKYDEVFRMVDLEIVELINRNGADESFGVAKVESWRQKEYTEKWLSEFEVKYAFPIHFPTGFKIEPGYREKLKNWQRLPYVKPYERELTYHLNGLKSEPLGQSLGCDELISRSKGVGKHSFGGVERYEKRVVAIIHEILSLTVEKLVPLERLAHYKKDLGIEVNIRELLLKHPGIFYISTKGNTEIVFLREAYNKGCLIELNPIYDLRRKVLELLLLGNRHTGELRTERELTDDIRDVTDDENGWESREGDFVIPILESFSDHDSDDNLN; encoded by the coding sequence ATGAGAATTCTACAACTCAGGTGGAAGAATCCGGCGAAGATATCATCAAAAACTCCACTTTCATTCGGCCCTTTCAATTCCACAACCCAAACCCGGTGGAAGAAACCAGCAAACACAGCCCAAACCCGACTGGAAAACCGGACCCGAGACCCGAATCTCGATAAACTCACAGCTCAATACCGGAGACTTAAACTCATCCTCAACCTCTACGACGTCGTATCTGCTAAAAAACGCGGTCGTTATGTCTCAGTTCAGTCACTTTCCAAGTGGGCCCCACATGCCGGCATTAACACCATCACCGCCGGTGATCTTCTCCGGAAATACCCCCATATTTTTGAGGTGTTTACACATCATATTAAGCGTAATTTATGCTGCAGGTTTAGGGAGAAATTTGTCATTTTGCTTAAGCAAGAAGAAGATTTCATATCACAAAATGAACATGAAAATGTGATGAGAATAAAGAAGATTTTAATGATGTCTGTTAATGGTACTATACATTTGCATGCACTTAGACTAATGAGGACTGAATTGGGTTTGCCTGAAAACTTCAGGGACTCAGTTGTAATAAAGTATGATGAAGTTTTTAGGATGGTGGATTTGGAAATTGTTGAATTAATTAATAGAAATGGAGCAGATGAGAGTTTTGGGGTGGCAAAGGTTGAATCTTGGAGGCAAAAGGAGTATACTGAGAAATGGTTGAGTGAATTTGAGGTCAAATATGCATTTCCTATTCATTTCCCAACCGGGTTTAAGATAGAACCAGGTtatagagaaaaattgaaaaattggcAAAGGCTTCCTTATGTTAAGCCTTACGAAAGAGAACTCACGTATCACTTGAATGGACTAAAATCTGAACCCTTGGGACAATCTTTAGGATGTGATGAGTTGATATCGAGGTCAAAGGGAGTTGGAAAGCATAGTTTTGGAGGGGTTGAGCGGTATGAGAAGCGAGTTGTGGCGATTATTCATGAAATTTTGAGCTTGACTGTTGAGAAGTTGGTGCCCCTCGAAAGGTTGGCACATTATAAGAAGGACCTCGGCATTGAAGTTAATATTCGTGAGTTGTTGTTGAAGCATCCTGGGATATTTTACATATCCACTAAAGGGAATACTGAAATTGTTTTCCTTAGAGAAGCATATAATAAAGGGTGTTTGATTGAGTTGAACCCAATTTATGATTTGAGAAGAAAGGTATTGGAGCTTCTCTTGTTGGGGAACCGTCATACGGGAGAGTTGAGAACGGAAAGGGAACTGACGGATGATATTAGAGACGTGACAGATGATGAAAATGGATGGGAAAGCAGAGAGGGTGACTTTGTTATTCCAATTCTCGAGAGTTTTTCTGATCATGACAGCGATGACAATTTGAACTAG
- the LOC104249618 gene encoding large ribosomal subunit protein cL37 alpha-like, with protein sequence MRLSGRNVFLLIPAKAHFAPMVIQKRNSKAEEMALLFNTPPTTTPSSHASSNSSTFAATSYPFFRFCNDPIALQPKSYVNYYIQAPFILKGRSALIAKAATDIDSAGSDNTESDEESKLVGNLPLESKLQLKLEQKMKMKLAKNIRLRRKKLVRKRRLRKKGRWPPSKLKKNKNV encoded by the exons ATGCGATTATCTGGGAGGAACGTTTTTCTTCTTATTCCAGCAAAAGCCCATTTTGCTCCAATGGTTATTCAGAAAAGAAATTCCAAAGCGGAAGAGATGGCCCTACTGTTCAATACCCCGCCTACTACTACTCCCTCCTCTCATGCATCCTCTAATTCTTCAACTTTTGCTGCTACTTCTTACCCAT TCTTCAGGTTTTGCAACGATCCCATTGCTTTGCAACCAAAGTCATATGTCAATTACTATATTCAAGCACCCTTTATTCTCAAAGGAAGAAGTGCCTTGATTGCTAAGGCAGCTACTGATATTGATAGCGCGGGTTCTGATAATACAGAGAGTGATGAAGAAAGCAAGCTTGTTGGTAACCTGCCATTGGAGTCTAAGCTTCAGCTGAAGCTTGagcagaagatgaagatgaagttGGCAAAGAATATCCGATTAAGAAGGAAGAAACTTGTTAGGAAGCGACGCTTAAGGAAGAAAGGGCGATGGCCACCTTCAAAGTTGAAAAAGAACAAGAATGTTTAG